A region of the Pseudomonas silesiensis genome:
TTATCGGAGATGGCAACTTTTTAGAGTGGCTGAAAGCGAAATGACAAAAGAGACGGCACGTTACATCTTGATCACAGGCGCGGCAGGTACCGGCACCACGACCTTAGCGGATGCTTTAGCAAAGGAACTGAGCACAACTCACCTGGAAGCAGATGATTTTTTGTGGCTGCCCAGTAGCCCGCCATATCAGCATCTGGCAGACAAAACGCAACGAGGAGAGCGCTTGCTACAAGAAATGCGCTCTCATGGTCGTGCAGTGGTTGCCGGATCAGTAATGGGCTGGGGTCAATCGCTTGAGAGCGAATTTGATCTTGTGGTGTTCCTTTATCTTCCTGTTGAACTCAGATTAGAGAGACTAAAACGTCGAGAGGTAAAACGCTTCGGTCAAGCAAAGCCGGAGTTTCTGGCTTGGGCAGCTCAGTATGATGAGGGGGGCGTCCCTGGACGTAGCTTGGCCAGGCATCAGGAATGGTTGTCTGCGCTTACTTGTACTGTCTTAAAGCTTGAGGGGGACATATCCGTTACAGATCGGGTACGGCAAATACTGGATGCAGTCGACTGACTGAACCACACACCGTCAGTCATGTGAAGGTGTGTTGGCTATACGCTTACGGATCAAATTCGGTTTATGTACAGAAGGGCCCTGTAGGAGCGAGCTTGCTCGCGATGGACTCAATAGCGCCGCGTTTAACCAGCGAACACGCGTTATCGTTAACGACCATCGTCGGAACGCCGCCCGGAGCAAGCTCGCTCCTACAGGGGCCGCATTCGCTTAACTGACTGGCAGTACCCTCGAAGGGCCCTTTTTTTGAACGCTGTTTGGTCCAGGCGCTACCGCGAGCTCTGTAATAACTCAAGCAGTGTGTCATTTACAGAAGAATGCTTCTCGGTGTGCCTGAATCGCCAATGTCGTTTCTGGCAAGTACAACTGGTTGGGATGGGCCTCCAGGTAATTAACGACGATTCGCACACTGTCTTTGTTGTTCACCGCCGGTGAAACGCAGATGCGTTGCTCTTTGGGTAAAAGATCGGCGTATGCGACCAGCGTCTGGCGAACACCTTGGACCAGCCCAATGCACAACCCACTTTCAAAGGCACTGTAGTCGTCCGTTGGAATCTTCTGACCGATCATTTTGCACGCCATGAGCAAGTTGTGCCCATCTGCCAGGGCCTGGCCACAACTCAACAGCGATACCAGTGCGATCAGTCCGATTCGTTTTATCAAAGTGAAATCTCCCATGACCCGGTAGATGCTAGCCGTTGGGGAGCAATGCTGAAGGCCACATAAACAAAACCGATTGCCATATAAGATTTTCGCAAGGCACCGCACCAAACCCCATTACGCTTTCTCTGTAAAGCTGATAAGAAAAACCGATACCTATGCAAGTAATTCCCAGAGGCGGGACGGACAGTTGCAGCTTTAGAGTCATGCCCAGCATTCGGTTGAGCCTTGGTCTGGATCTGCCCGGAGGTCGAAGTCAGCTCGTCGCTTGCTCGCGGATCACCCGGCGAATCATGTCCATCAGGGCTTTCGCCACCGGAGAGTGCAGGCAGCCGTTGCGGTAAGTCAGGCCGATGGCGCGGGTGGTCTGTTTCAATGTCAGCGGCAGGATGCACAGTTCGCCGGAGGCAATCTCCTGTTCCAACTGGTGGGCGGACACTGCCGCGAGCATGTCCGAACGCAGCAACAGGCCTCGAATGATCGCCATGTCGCCGCTTTCCACCCTCGGCCGGGGAGGTGCAATGCCGAACCGGGTGAAGCATTCGTCGAGCATCTGCCGGGCGGGCGATCCTGCCCTGGGCAGTACCCATTGGGCGGTGCCGAGCTCTTTGTGCAAGGCTGTTTTTTTGTAGAACGGGTGACCACGCCGCGCCACCACGACCATTTCCTCCGTGAGTAATACTTCACCGGTCAGGTCGCTGGCGTAGGCCTGGGATCGCAGGGCGCCAAAAATGAAGTCGACATCGCCGGCTCGCAACTCGGTCGCCAGCAGATCGAATGGGCTTTCGTTGGTGATCACTTGGGTGGCCGGGTGTTCGGCCATCAAGCGCATGATGGCTTCGGGCAAAATGCGCGTACGCCCCAAGGGCAGGGCCCCGACATGTACTACGCCTTGCAAGG
Encoded here:
- a CDS encoding AAA family ATPase, producing MAESEMTKETARYILITGAAGTGTTTLADALAKELSTTHLEADDFLWLPSSPPYQHLADKTQRGERLLQEMRSHGRAVVAGSVMGWGQSLESEFDLVVFLYLPVELRLERLKRREVKRFGQAKPEFLAWAAQYDEGGVPGRSLARHQEWLSALTCTVLKLEGDISVTDRVRQILDAVD
- a CDS encoding LysR family transcriptional regulator, whose amino-acid sequence is MEIHELPSLMHVRAFVRVADHGSVSKASVALYRAQSVVTRSISEMEARLEVPLFERHPNGMRLTDYGARLLPRARRVLAELGGVPRLLGSDEKRAVEPLYLFQNRRLQVFVKLCETHHMQTVASLLGLSQPAISSTIKVMENGCGQSLFERTPRGLQPTRACNEILFPIRRALNELRHIETDITSMRGALQGVVHVGALPLGRTRILPEAIMRLMAEHPATQVITNESPFDLLATELRAGDVDFIFGALRSQAYASDLTGEVLLTEEMVVVARRGHPFYKKTALHKELGTAQWVLPRAGSPARQMLDECFTRFGIAPPRPRVESGDMAIIRGLLLRSDMLAAVSAHQLEQEIASGELCILPLTLKQTTRAIGLTYRNGCLHSPVAKALMDMIRRVIREQATS
- a CDS encoding Rap1a/Tai family immunity protein gives rise to the protein MIKRIGLIALVSLLSCGQALADGHNLLMACKMIGQKIPTDDYSAFESGLCIGLVQGVRQTLVAYADLLPKEQRICVSPAVNNKDSVRIVVNYLEAHPNQLYLPETTLAIQAHREAFFCK